The DNA window aACGTTTTAGACATCGCAACACAGTAAAATAAAGAAGCGGAAGAAGAGATGACAAATCAGAAGTGGCGTCTCCGTCCCCGGATTCGTTGTTCTTCGTCTTCGTGATCTCTCTTCGTCCGTCTTTCCGGTTTTGCGTGTGTTCTGCGGCTCTCGTGTGTCAATTTCTCTCCCGGCGGCTGAATCTCTCTTTCTGACCTAGCTCGTGTATTTTTATAAGCTTTCTGAATGCCGCGCGCTGTTGCGCGTGAAGTGGCACGACCGCGCGTGCCTTTCTGTCCGTGGCTCGTATTTGTGTGCGCGCGGTTGCGCGTGTAGTCGCGTGTGATGTGGCGCGGCTGCACGCAAGTCCCTGCCGAGTTCTTTCATGTACGCGtgcgcggctgcgcgtgaagtggcgcgaACGCGCGCGCCCTTCTGGTCTTGGAAATAGTTTTACTCGCGGCTCGGTTATGTTTTCTTGCTCCATTTGGTTTCGTGTTCACTTATTtttccattcctgaaatgacattcaaaacaaaccaaaaacgcataattctgttcgaaacaagcataattcaaaatggatccttatataaattaagtgcaaatcctGCACTTATCAATGAtaaaattcttttaaaatactttcatgatacatgatataaatatttgttgcatgttgcatgaaaaatgttAAATGCAATGTTGGTTACGTGGTTTGGACGACGTATACAAAAATGCCTCCTACAAGGATTTTGCATAGGAATGATGAGGATAGACATGAGGAGGAGATTCCACAGCCTCTACCTAATTAAGATGCTAGTGCCCGTGTAATAGCCGTTATGGCACATTTACTAGAGCAACACGTAGGAAATGTATCAAGGATTAGACCGAAGGCTGAATATGAGCGTTTTAGGAGGATGAACCCCGAGGATTTTCGTGGCACTACTGATCCATTCGTTGTTGAGGGATGGATTCGATTTTTGGATGTGATTTTTCATCATATGGATATGGCGGACGCTCGCCGAGTTTGTTGTACCATCTATCTGTTGAATGGATACTCTTCcttatggtgggagggagcggAGAGAGGAGTGAATTTGGCGACACTACTTGGGAGGATTTCAAGAGGGTATTATATGATAAATATTTCACTTCTGATATTCGTTATAGGCATAAGAGAGATTTTATGAGTCTCCGTCAGGGGGATTCGTCTGTTGTTGAatttgtgtagaagtttgataggggctgtcactttgtgcccttgATTGCAAATGATGCTGCTGAAAAATTACGACACTTCCTAGATGGGTTGAGGCCGACTATTGGTCGTGATGTGATTCTTGGCGATCTTACTGATTATACAATAAGTGCTTGTGCTAGTGCTCAAAATACATcctgaaagctatgaatatATCTGATAAAGCGTGAGCTTTTTGTAACAATGATTtgcttgttcttgttcttgCTAACTCGATAACTCTCACTCTCTTATTCTTAGCTAATCTTCTCGGTTATTTATAGGCTTTactctcaacggtaatattgaaTGCATTTAAATGTCATATATCCGTTGATTTATCTTGAGTAGACACGTCATcattcttctgaaaatcatacacTATGGCATTATGATATGCGGTGCTTCCACTACAAGTTGCAGTCTGCTCTTGTACAAATTATTGGTTGTTGGCTACGCTCTTTAACTTATGATGTGTCAagctgatttatcagttgatctATAGTCGATTTGATGAACTGAATGTGTAACTGATCAGTCTTAATTGATAGTTCAGTTCACTACATAGATTCAGTTAGCTTTAATCAGTTCAGTTGCCTTCGATTGTTAGCACATTAATTATCAGTCGGGAAACTTCAGCTCAAGTAATTTAGTTCAGTTACATTCAGTTGAGTTCATCAGTTCTATAATCGCCAAAAgctcaatttgtcaaactccgaaattctGATTCCAACAATTTCATCGTTTtttgtgtttgacaaaacttagaattCAAGAACTGGTATGAAATTAaacttgtagataaaataatattctttCATTTGCAAATAATCTTTCGCTGTACAGGCGTACTGATAAAATTGTAAAGATACTAAGAGTTTTAGTTTGGTAGTGTTGAagaccaaactgaagtgggttacTGCAACTTCTTAATTTattaaagtcttttagtgaaaatcatatctttgagatagaaggggtgacgtaggagcatttgaagtctccgaacatccataaatctatGTGTTCTTTATTTCTCAAGTATTCAATCTGTctttcagtttatttccgcactttaaGTTAATTGATTGACATTGATAACAAGATTACcgaattcagtttatcacaAAACTGATTGAACCCATCGAAAAGATTTGAAAATCGTAAAGTATTTATTCAACCTACCCTTCTAAATACTTTCACTCACCCAGTCGATCCTAATAGACACATTTCCCTGAGTGAGGCTGCATGGATAATTTTTGGATTTGAGATTCAATATAGAGACTCACATGTTGAGTGTTTGAGCTTTCATCTTTCGAatgaacaaatttttttttaatatggaTGAAATCGATATTGTTCTTGAACGACCTACTATTAATCAAAGAATGTTTCTTGCTTGGATGGAGGCTTGTAACGTCCCAGATTTGACgattgtcctcactgtatcaagacgagtctttccagcgtgcttatgtcctcactcacacgcaccctgggaaacttcccaggaggtcacccatcccaaaattgccccaagtcaagcacgcttaactttggagttcttatgtgatgagctgccgaaaagaagatgcaccttcgtgatatgagtagtaccaatcaaatcttttaagccctcttcaactgtacagtccattacattgaacagtctcggaatccctctcattcccgtgtgggtcggttcattcatgttccctccacctagaagcctgccaggagccgctcattgtccgtgcaactgatggcaccggcgatcaccccccgccctcttcggccccgggccttacatgcccaccagcttccgcttggttcgtccccgaaccacaccgtactaagagaggtcggctctgataccacttgtaacgtcccagattcgacgactgtcctcactgtatcaagtcgagtctttccagcgtgcttatgtcctcactcacacgcaccctgggaaacttcccaggaggtcacccatcccaaaattgccccaagtcaagcacgcttaactttggagttcttatgtgatgagctaccgaaaagaagatgtaccttcgtgatatgagtagtaccaatcaaatcttttaagccctcttcaactgtacagtccattacattgaacagtctcggaatccctctcattcccgtgtgggtcggttcattaatgttccctccacctagaagcctgccaggagccgctcattgtccgtgcaactgatggcaccggcgatcaccccccgccctcttcggccccgggccttaCAAAGCTAATAAGAAATATCCAAAGGCAATAAAATTAACATATGATGAACTTCCAATGAAGTTTGTTTGGAAAACCGATACAAGAGAATTTGTTCTCAGAAAACAGAGATTTTCAATTGGACACATTTTTTATGTTTCTCCGGGTTGTGGTGATATGTACTATTTAAGATGTTTACTCAATGTATTTTGTAGTGACACATGCTATGATGATATACCTATTGTCAATGGTATTCAATAACTTTCATTTTGTGATGCTTGCTATGTATTAAGGGTGTTGAATAACGAGAAAAAAATATCGATAACATCATTGAGGCAAGTCATTGGGCTTCAGCACACTCCATGAGAATTTTATTTGCTACTCTTGTAATCGGACAATATCAGTCGACCTGAAGTAGTTTGGGAGTCATGTTGGACTTATTTATCAGATGGTATTAATACGAACAACATAACTTGTTGCAGCATCAAGGTATGcaccaatatttttttttatgatttatatttttGCAAGCTATATGCATTTATATATGTTAATTTAATTTCTTTTGTAGAATTCGAATTGAATGATGATGAAATTAAAACTCATGCGTTGGTAGAATATGAGAAACTATTGCGAAGATGTGGAAAGAGTTTATATGGATTTCAATCAATGTCATTTTCTAAGTGATCAATATTTTCAATCTTCGAGAAATATGATGAACTACGGTTTGATAGAAGAGCTCTGATGAGAGAACATCAGAATCTCCTAAATGATTTGAACAATTAGCAACACCAagtatatgatatgattataacTGTTGTTGATTCAAATACGATAGGGATTTCATTTATATATGGATATGGGGATACTGTAAAAACATTTATTTGGAAATCTTTATCTGCATGCTAGAGTTCAAATTGTTTTGAATGTGGAGTCCAGTGGCATAGCATCTCTTTTCCTCCCCAGTGGAAGAACGACTCATTCTCTCTTTTCAGTTCCATTTAATCCTAATGAGGAATGACATGCAATATCAAGCAAGGAATTCCTCTTGCAGAACTTAtagtaaaatttaaatttatcatTTGGGATGAGGCTCCAATGATGCACAAGATTTTTTTTGAAGTTTTGGATAAAAACATGAAAGATATAATGAGGTTCATCAATCATTCATCTGCTTTTTGGAGGGAAAAACAGTTGTTTCCGGCGGTGATTTTCAACAAATGTTGATTAGGAGACACTGCAATGTTTTGAGATTGAAGAAAAACATGAGATTGCAGAATTTGGGTTCTAATCAGGAATGTgcttaaatgaaaaaaatttcgGATTAGATTGCTAATTTAGGAAATGGAAAAATTAGAGAAGCAAATAATGCTCATGGAACAATTGATATTCATGATGAACATTTGCTAAAAGATTACAATAATCATATTGCCACAAATGTTGAGAGCACGTATACGTTGTTTGGAAATACTGCCTGTGGTGTAACAAATTTGCAGCAAAGTGCTATATTGGCCTCGACTCTTGATGTCATTCAACCTGTAAATGTATACATGATTTCTATGAACCATTATGAGTGAAGATTTTATCTAAGTTTTGATACGACGTGTCATTCagataaaattatttatctATTGCATGATGTACATACTCCTGAGTTTTTAAACACAATCATGTTTCTAGAATACTAAATCACGAGTTAAACTTGAAGTTATGAACTTCAATTATGTTGTTGCGGAACATATATCATTATTTTGGACTATGCAATAGAACTAGTTTGATTTTAACGAGGATTGAAAATCATGATTTGGAAGAAAAGATTCATAAAGTAATTATTCCAAAATTTTCATTGACTCTTTCTGATCCAAGACTTCTTTTCAAATTCTAACGAAGATAGATTCCTTTGATCGTATCATATGATATGACAATCAACAAAAGTCAAACCAATCTTTACCAAACGTAAgacttttttgaaaaaatttgtttttagTCATGATCAATCGTATGTCGTATTCAAAGTTACAAATCTtaaagatctaaaaattttaagATACGACAgtaataacaataaaaaaattccacgataaatataaaatttaagaaagtttttatATGTGAAGAAGTGTATCACACCGGTTAGGTACCAGTTTTAACATTAATGCAAATTGTGAGCTAAACACTAGACTTTGAGGAAAGCATATACATAGAAAGTGGGCACCGTTGCATTTCCTTTTCTATCCTCATCGTTTTCCCCAGACTGGCTGTCCTTTTCCCCAAAAACCAAGCCCTTTTTCGTCAGTTCGTAAACCCTTTCACCTCACTCTATCCAATTTCCCCTCTTCCCCGTATTTCAATCAGCTCCAattatacagaaattgttcagtaATTTTTCTTCCAAGGAACGGTGATCAAGAAGAGAAATGGAGCACCCATTTTTCCCGACAACCACCACGCGGGCGGAGGCGCTGCGGTGGCTGACAATCTCGGAGAAGTTGCTGTCGGCGCGTGACCTGATGGGGAGCAAGTCTTTCGCCACGCGGGCGCGTGACTCCGACCCTACGCTCACACCCGCCGACCAAATCCTGGCTATCGTGGACACGCTCCTTGTCGGCGACAGCCGGATCGGGAACAACCAGCAGGACTGGTACTCGATCCTCCGCCTCACGCCGCAGCACGGCCGTGACTCTGAGCTTATAGCTTCCCAGTACCGGAACCTTGCGCTTATCCTCAACCCGCAGAGGAATAAATTCCCCTTTGCCGAGCAGGCTTTTCGGCTTGTTGTTGATGCTTGGTCAGTTCTCTCAGACCCTTCAAGAAAATCGATTTACGATAAAGAACTCGCCTTTTACTTGCATTCGCAGCAGCAACAGCAACAGCAGCCGGATCCTTTTCATAACCCCATCCCCACATTGCCGCAGAACTTCATGTTCTTCGGGCCCAGCGGCCCAAGTAACGTTGCTCAACCACAAGTTCATGCTGGTGGAAGCAGTAGCGGTGGTTCTGTTCATTTTCCTCCTCAAGTTCAACAGTTACATATGGCACAGCAGCAGGTCGATTCAGTTAGTGTTGGGTCGACCCGCGAACAGCAGAATTTTATGAGTTTTGCTTCGCCTTCTAATTTAGGTTTTGGGTCTCCGTCTGGTTCTAAGTCGAGTCAAGAACCGGTCTATAAGCAGACACAGCCAAGCTATAGTGGCTTTCCTGCTGGTAATTTGGGTTTTGCCTCTTGGTCAACCCAGGAGCAGGTTAATAATAATAAGCAGAAAGAGGCATTACAAGATTATCCAAGTGTTGATGATAAAACTAAGAACGATGCATGTGCTAGTGAGAATGTAGAAGATGGAGTGAATGAGGAAGAAATGGAGACAGTGTGTGTGCAAGAGGAGGGAAATGAAGGCGATTTGAGTTTTTGGACTACATGCCCGTATTGCTTTTATGTGTACGAGTATCCTAGGGAGTATGCTGATTGCACTCTGAGGTGCCAGAACTGTAGAAGGGCATTTCAAGCAGTGGTGATTCCACCACCACCAACAGTGGATGGGCAAGAGGGGTACTTCTGCTGCTGGGGCTTTTTGCCATTGGGCGTCTCGATGGAGAATTGGGAGAAAAATAGGGCTGCAGCTTCGACATGGACCCCGTTTTCGCCCATGTTCTCTTTCCCTGGAATGCGTAGGGGACGGGGAAGGAAGAATTCAGGTCCGAGGGTTTactatgatgatgatgatgtttTTGTGGAGATGTCGGAGCCAAGTGATTCAGATGATGCCGATTGGCAGGATAATAataagattaagaaaaagaaaatgagtaATATCAAAGGAAAGGGCTCAAGTGGGATGACCAACAGAAGTGCTAAGAATGTGCAAGTTGATAAAGGTAAGAATGTGAACGCTGAAGATGGATTTGTATCTCCTAACGGGGTAGAGGTGGCAAATAAGACAACAGGTGAGCCTTCTAAGAAAGGAGCTACGGCCAATGCTCGGAAGCAACCTGGCAGGGTTGCCAAGAATTTTGGGAAATTGGATTTGAATGTAGAGTTTAGCAATGAAACTGAGGAGCCTGCAGCTGCAGCGCCTAGGGCGAACCAAGGGAATGGACCGGGACGTGGGGAGGATGATAACATAGAAGGCATTGGTTTTTTTGACGGTCTTGATGAATTTCTCAGCAGTCTTCCGATTCTTAATGTTGTAGGCGATGACAAGGTTGTCAAGGCATCTTGATAAAGTAACACCTCTTTCAGCTGTAACTTTTAGTATTTGCAAGGTTTATGACGGCTGCATAGCTTAGTAAGCCGTATTTTGTGTTGTAATTTTTATGTAGCAGTAAATTAATTACATTATCTTGGATATTTATTTCTTAATTGTTTTGTTGTGGTTCAATTTGATTATGTATATTACTTGTCTCCTTTAGGCATGTTTTATAGCTTCCCAACTCAAATAAAACATGATACTCCGTTGCATTGCACTTTTTTTGGTTGGTAATTTGCTTTTCATGTGTTGCTAGTCAAAATTTGTTTGATATATTTATGGTAATATTGTTCTACATGTTCTCAAATTATAATGTATTTGACGCCATTTGGTGAGAAGCTGAATCCTCGTCGTGTACTTtctattagcatataaaacctCTTTAGCCATGATTTGTTTTTCAGTCATGAAATGTTCTCTCCTATTAGTCCTTGGCGGCTTTAGTAGTTCTATCTGATTAATGAATTATTTAAATAGCTAACATGTTTAACGGACTAACTTGTGATCAGCTGTTGTGAAAAACATCTGTATTGGTGTAATTCTATTGTTTGAACCTAGATCGTCCCTTGCAATCTAGGTCTAACGTGGTAATAGCttgattttggtactagttttTCACTTTCTAGCCTTGTAATTGTTTAGTTTCTGAATCTGTTGTGTCTCGATATCGGGATGTATTGGTTGGTGAAAGTGAGTATTTGCTTATTCAGTGAAAAGGCGATGTGCTAGAACAACGTTAGTGTATCTTTTGTTCATCTGTAATTTGTTATCTGTTCCGTTTCTTTTCCACTCGAGGTTTCCTTGTGTTTGCGCAGCCACGACAGATTCAGGTTTTCAACTCGTTGGGATTTTTATACGGTATAGTTTCAGACTTTTGGTGATTTCTCTTAGAATGTTGCCCTGATACGCAGATTGCAGAGCCTCTGTGACTGAGGAATATGAATCCTGCAACTTAATTCTGTGTATATTATTTTCAAGCCGACTGTTTCATTCTGAACTGAGTACAATAATCGGCATGGGTTGATTTTGGTCCCATATTCCAACACCATCGGAGGACGTGAGTCTCTTGTATTTTTGGGTTCCATACCATGTGTTCGTTTGGGTGTAAGTGGTAAAGACAAAGCCGAACCTATCTCGCTGATTCAGATCGCTTGGAGTTCTTTCTTATGTAGATTATTTAGTTAAATCATACTGACATGTTTTTGgtgtatcttagtaattttaatttacataattaaataaaaagccATGCAAGTCTCAACTATATGAAGAACCAAATTAGATTTGGATTGAAGATATTGACTTGAGaactaaatttaaaattatccaAATATTATTGATATCATAGTTTAAGATAAAGCccaactttttatttttatttatattcacCGTAGGATTGTGGCAGATTTGATGCAAGCGTTCTTAGAGAAAAATTAAAGTAAAAAGTTATAATCTTTTTAGTATAGTTAGATAAGTATGAAAATGTGTTTTAAGCAAATCCAAAATCACATCACGATTCCAGATTTTTAGCATTTAGTATAGGGTGATTATTGTAACAAATAGATAATCTGTTGGATCGATTTTATTTA is part of the Primulina eburnea isolate SZY01 chromosome 1, ASM2296580v1, whole genome shotgun sequence genome and encodes:
- the LOC140829192 gene encoding uncharacterized protein; translation: MEHPFFPTTTTRAEALRWLTISEKLLSARDLMGSKSFATRARDSDPTLTPADQILAIVDTLLVGDSRIGNNQQDWYSILRLTPQHGRDSELIASQYRNLALILNPQRNKFPFAEQAFRLVVDAWSVLSDPSRKSIYDKELAFYLHSQQQQQQQPDPFHNPIPTLPQNFMFFGPSGPSNVAQPQVHAGGSSSGGSVHFPPQVQQLHMAQQQVDSVSVGSTREQQNFMSFASPSNLGFGSPSGSKSSQEPVYKQTQPSYSGFPAGNLGFASWSTQEQVNNNKQKEALQDYPSVDDKTKNDACASENVEDGVNEEEMETVCVQEEGNEGDLSFWTTCPYCFYVYEYPREYADCTLRCQNCRRAFQAVVIPPPPTVDGQEGYFCCWGFLPLGVSMENWEKNRAAASTWTPFSPMFSFPGMRRGRGRKNSGPRVYYDDDDVFVEMSEPSDSDDADWQDNNKIKKKKMSNIKGKGSSGMTNRSAKNVQVDKGKNVNAEDGFVSPNGVEVANKTTGEPSKKGATANARKQPGRVAKNFGKLDLNVEFSNETEEPAAAAPRANQGNGPGRGEDDNIEGIGFFDGLDEFLSSLPILNVVGDDKVVKAS